The nucleotide sequence GCTCCAAGGTGTAGCGTGGCCAAGTGGTGCAGGTCGTTCTGGGAGAGAAGAGTGCTAACTACCTGATCCGTGAGCACGTCCCGATTCACTGCCAGGCTCATGTGTTCCAAGGTCCTATTGCGGCTGATCAGGCTCGCTAGCACGTCGGGTGAAGACGCTGCTCCTTCCACTACTAGGTGGGTGAGCTCAGGGAAGGCAGGGACAATGAGCTTGGATCGCTGGCGAGGACGCGGTTctccagacagacacactgagaTAAGTTCGAGGCTTTGTAAATCGCGGCAATGTTCTTGAAGGACTTTTAGCGCTGCGAACGAGAACAGTTTATAAACGCATTCCTCGTATTCCACCCGCAGCTTAAGGAGGTTGTGGCCCACCGCCTTTACAGCTGAAACAATGAAGGACTCGGGCACTAGTCGCAGGGTGAGAGAGGTCAGCTTAGTGAAGCCCGCTAGCGCATCAAGATTGACAACACTAGGCTCGCACCCTTCTATCTGCAGATTGCGGAGGCTGGGACACAGTGATGCCACGCTTTCTAACACATTTCCTGCAACCAGCGACAGATCGAGGTGGGAGATAGCGTAGGAGGTCACTGAAGGACACAGCTGCTGCAAGATACGAAGTGACTCGCACACCGGAACCAGCCAAGTGTAATGAAGGCAACACAGGTGGGGAAGGGCGCGCAGCAACACCATTGCGCCACCTATTGTCAGCGCGGGCGATATGACTGTCACTTCCCTCAGAGTTGACGCTCGCACTCGACCAGGCTTTGACAAGTCTTCGTCCGAACATAGCACATCTGCCATGTTGCTGAGCTTCCGAACTGGCCACAGGAGAGCACTGGCAATCTCTTCGTCAGTCACAGTGCAAGAATGAAGATGCAGGGTGTGAAGCTCACATGTGTTGTGACTCAGGTGATCCAGAGCTGCTTCTGCTAGACTGCCAGATAACTGTAGTGACCGGAGAAGTGGGGCTTTCTTCAATATACATGAAAGGAGGCCAGGTTTAAGTGCCAAGCCTTCCAACAAAAGACTCTCCAGCCGGAGTTCCTTCATTACTTCTAGTTCCTTCATGAAAGTCTCACATTCTCGTTCAAGCAAGCTATTTGCTTCCATGCCCCGTCCCTTGATTTCCACGTGGGAGACATCGGCATTCAGGTTAAGCCTTAGAAGATTCACAGTAAGCTCAGGATTGATGGCGAGGTCTTGTGCGGAGGTCACATCCCTCAGAAGTGCTGTGAGAGTTCCGAGTGGCAGGCAGGAGCGAAGCAAGGAACCTACATTGGCCAAGCTCTGTGGAAGAAAGGTTCCAATTTGTTAACCACTATGGAATAATACCAGAAATAATAATGCTTAaagctccatatatatatatatatatatatatatatatatatatatatatatatatatatatatatatatatatattgaatctATGGCTTGGCTACGACAGGCAccgaaaaatgttaaaaagcgAACAAAAGATGATATCTATATagtaaatgagaagaaaacgagaaggaaatgagggggGGAAACGAAAATCTGaagcaaaatgaataacaaaagataaataaatgaatacacaaataaaatgaagacaACACTGAATTAGAATATATTGTACCATTTCGAAATCTGCCAACAAAATAAGAACAGTATGATGAAGTGACTGGCagaataagggaaaaagaaagaaagacgtattgtgagagagagagagagagagagagagagagagagagagagagagagagagagagagagagagagagagacttaccttGTGACATACTGAAGGGTGATTGAGGACACCAGTGAGTAGGGAAGTCAGTCGTGAATGACTAAGTTTTCTGAGGGTCATGGGAGGCCTCTTCGGGGCTCGTGCTCGCCAACCTGGTAAAGGTAACAAGATAAATCAAAACTTATATACATTACGACGCGCATACACGATCCTAAATACTCCCAAAGGATCTCCCTAACAAATGCAACCCATGTGATCGTACATTTTAGTGGTAgcgcatgtgtgtgtttcactgtttgtttgatctgctgcagtctctgacgagacagccagacgttaccctacggaacgagctcagagctcattatttccggtcttcggataggcccgagaccaggcacacaccacacaccgggacaacaaggtcacaactcctcgatttccatcccgtacctactcactgctaggtgaacaggggctacatgtgaaaggagacacacccaaatatgtgtgtgtgtgtgtgtgtgtgtgtgtgtgtgtgtgtgttggatgagAAATATGGAACACGACCTTCAGCGCTGATTTCATTGCGTAAGTGAATTAATACATACACGTGTAGAATTTGCACGTATACCAGTCTTGCCAAACGACTGAAGATGAAAAATTCAATCAAATAAGTAGAGATACGAACTGAATAACTAACCATAACTAAATTAATAAGTAAGAACTAACAAACGAACTAATTAACTAACAAATaactataataaaaataagaactaaCACAAAATCAACAGACaaactagataaataaattgactACCTAGCTAACAAACTGATTGATTGACCaaataactaaacaaaaaggagaaaaaaaaataacaactattTAACTGAACAATCAAGCAGGAAATGAATACACATACAGGGAGGGAAATGTTCAAAACACAAACTCCACTCGTGTCGACTGAAAGCAATAGCCAAAAACAGATTTCACTACACATGCCACCATCAGTCTTCTTAATTAAAGGTCGTGAAAAATGCAGTCCAGTTAACGCCAGCAGCGGATTTACAAAAAAGTAATAGTAcggttttcaatattttcaccTCCACGTTATTTCTTCGCGTTACAAGTTTGTCATTCAACCtaaacaaaatgacaacaaatGGTACTTTAATCATTACACACTTATTTAACGCTTGAACTGCTGGATTATCAAAAATTTTAGACACTTATTTCCAATCACAGTTTCTAAAATATTTATGCAGAAGTGGAAGAAATCCCTTTATATGCCTTCtttgtgtaaatgtgtgtgtgtgtgtgtgtgtgtgtgtgtgtgtgtgtgtgtgtgtgtgtgtgtgtgtgtgtgtgtgtgtgtgtgtgtgtgtgtttgtgagcgtGCGCCTTATGGTTTTCAAGTTttcaaaatgttaaaaaaagtaaaaaataaaataaaataaaataagataaaataaagaaataaataaagaaaaaaataagtaaattaatagaaataaagagTTTATCGTATGTTGGTTATATAAAAAGAAGTTATTCCCTGAACCTCCTCTTCATCAACACTTCCTGGAACAGATTAatacaattcacacacacacacacacacacacacacacacacacacacacacacacacacacacacacacacacacacatcgcccaCTGTATAGACACACCAACACTACAAcgtcacaaacacaaaacaggaGTAACAATAATCAATGCATTAAAAGAACTGAAGCAAAACTGAGGAGTCTTACTCGTGGCGTGTGGCTGAGCGGATGCCATTTCTTAGTGAGGAGGAGCTGTGCTAATATCCTCTCCGTGCAAGGTACAAGGCAATACTGAATGCTTACGGCTCCCTGCACTTCTTATATACACCAGCTAGCGAACCCTCCAGATTAATACAGTGAAATAGTGACATGACGGTTTGCGGCTTACGAACACCTCAGGTTGGCGACCCTTTGCAAATTTTCACTGGTCATTGGTGTAAGATTCATTATAAGCTATATAATCAGATTCTAGGTACAGGGAAGAACCAAATGCAAGGTGTATAATTATATATTTATGAGCATGTTGAACTTTCACTGGTGTTCCTGAATGGTATACTCTTATTTTCCCCCTCACCATCTCCCCTTTTTCTCACTTGATATCAGACATCTCGTGGTTTTACGCATAGTAAATGAAGTGACTGGTTTATTCAGCCGCTCCGCTTTGCTTGCCATCGTTGACGTGACTCGGGTTCACGGTGCGCATGTGTTACCAGTGTGCAGGGCATGTAAGCTTGTCGATCACATACAAATATACGAGGAAATAGTGTATGTTGCAACAGCAGGGTGTACaaagcaaaagtaaaaatattatAAATCGGTATTcgtgttaaagaaaaaaaaaaaaaaaggacaggccCTCAATTCTGTATATAAAAATTGTGAACAGGttgatatatatgtacacacacacacacacacacacacacacacacacacacacgcgtagcgtagtggttagcacactcgtctcacaatcgagaggcccgggttcgaatcccggaaagcggtgaggcaaatgggcaagcctcttaatgtgtagcccctgttcacctagcagtaaataggtacgggatgtaactcgaggggttgtggcctcgctttcccggtgtgtggaatgtgtgatgtggtctcagtcctacccgaagatcggtctatgagctctgagctcgctcagtaaatggggaagactggctgggtgaccagcaggcgaccgaggtgaattacacacacacacacacacttacagacactctctctttccctcttttcaaaCGTTCATGTGATTTTTCTTGCCTTAAACACAATTCCAACATTACTGTTCTTCTTTTAGcataacttacacacacacacacacacacacacacacacacacacacacacacactcactcactcactcactcactcactctctctctctctctctctctctctctctctctctctctctctctctctctctctctcagcacgtgCCATACCTCTTTGCAGCGTCACTAAATGTACGGAAGTTTCGTACTCACGGTGACTCGCAGAGGTTAAACCCATAGCTCAGCCAAAACGCATGACGACCTACCAGTACCTCCCACTGGCTCTCGTAGGTGGCCCTGACCCTGACGCTCCCTGGCCAGTCAGGTTCTCGCCTCCACACGTCCCCATCAAGCTATCCTGTGGTTAGAGGCGTGAGGTGGACAATGAAGGGTCTACTTAACTTACCTCCAGCGGCAATGGTGATAAGGTGGAAAGGTAGAGTGAACCAGGAACCAATATAGCTTGGTGATTGACTTCTGTGTGGGTGAACGAACTATCCAGCCATTCAtctattcactcactctctctcccacacacacacacgcgaaaaaatgggtaaaagtGCAACCAGTCAGTTTTCTAGTAGTCGATATTCCTTTAAGCTGTGAGTGAGGCTACGTAACGCATTAATACTAGTCTAGGGAGTGACCAGTACATGCCAAGCTCATCCACCTTACCAGCAGTACGAATGGactcacatacacatacacacatacacactctctctcagggtcacgtttctctcttctaccgctcactcactctcagGTCACGTGGGAAGTGGCTTTGCTTGGAAATTCTGGCCCTTAGCATACAGCCGATAGAATTTTCGTGTTTGTCTCTGTCAGTCTCTGTGTTTGGTatataaaaaggggaaaaatattcgcccatgacacacatacatactgaaTGCTACATGGGAGAAGCCTCTCTGCATGCTCTCTCACTCTGTACAAGGATTATGTTATTGTGTTGAAATAACTTATacccttcaaaaaaaaaaaaaaaaaaaaa is from Portunus trituberculatus isolate SZX2019 chromosome 36, ASM1759143v1, whole genome shotgun sequence and encodes:
- the LOC123513535 gene encoding uncharacterized protein LOC123513535, with the translated sequence MASAQPHATSWRARAPKRPPMTLRKLSHSRLTSLLTGVLNHPSVCHKSLANVGSLLRSCLPLGTLTALLRDVTSAQDLAINPELTVNLLRLNLNADVSHVEIKGRGMEANSLLERECETFMKELEVMKELRLESLLLEGLALKPGLLSCILKKAPLLRSLQLSGSLAEAALDHLSHNTCELHTLHLHSCTVTDEEIASALLWPVRKLSNMADVLCSDEDLSKPGRVRASTLREVTVISPALTIGGAMVLLRALPHLCCLHYTWLVPVCESLRILQQLCPSVTSYAISHLDLSLVAGNVLESVASLCPSLRNLQIEGCEPSVVNLDALAGFTKLTSLTLRLVPESFIVSAVKAVGHNLLKLRVEYEECVYKLFSFAALKVLQEHCRDLQSLELISVCLSGEPRPRQRSKLIVPAFPELTHLVVEGAASSPDVLASLISRNRTLEHMSLAVNRDVLTDQVVSTLLSQNDLHHLATLHLGAGNLSPAGLISLLTLPSLASLSLDLKRFPFIPESTFVALQDDLISSNCLCRLDRSAVE